The following DNA comes from Arthrobacter sp. SLBN-83.
AACTCCTGACCAACACGGTTTCTTCCTCCATGGATGAGCACGTCCGCTTCGGCGGAGTCATCCCGGAGATCGCTTCCCGGGCGCACCTTGATGCCTTCGTCCCCACCCTTGAACAGGCCCTGGCGGACGCCGGGGTGACCCTGGAGGAAGTGGACGCCATCGCCGTCACCTCCGGACCCGGGCTTGCCGGCGCGCTGATGGTGGGCGTGTGCGCTGCCAAGGCGCTCGCCGTCGCCACAGGCAAGCCACTGTTTGCGATCAACCACCTGGTGGCGCACGTGGGCGTGGGACTCCTGGACGACCGTGCAAGCGGCCGGAAGCAGGAGCTGCCGGAAAACCTGGGGGCCCTGCTGGTGTCCGGCGGCCACACCGAAATCCTGCGGATCAACAGCATCACCAGCGACGTGGAACTCCTGGGTTCCACCATCGACGATGCCGCCGGCGAGGCCTACGACAAGGTGGCCCGCATCCTGGGACTCGGCTACCCGGGCGGTCCCGCCATCGACAAAATGGCCCGCAACGGGAACCCGAAGGCGATCCGCTTTCCCCGCGGCCTCACCCAGCCCAAGTACATGGGCACTGCGGATGAACCCGGGCCGCACCGCTACGACTGGTCCTTCAGCGGGCTCAAGACGGCGGTTGCCCGGTGCGTGGAGCAGTTCGAAGCCCGGGGGGAAGAGATCCCCGTGGCAGACATCGCGGCGGCGTTCCAGGAGGCCGTGGTGGACGTGATCTCGTCCAAGGCGGTCCTGGCCTGCCGTGAGCACGGCATCAAGGACGTCCTGCTGGGTGGCGGGGTGGCAGCAAACTCGCGCCTGCGGGAACTGACGGGGCAACGTTGCGCCTCTGCCGGCATCCGGCTGCATGTTCCGCCCCTGGACCTGTGCACGGACAACGGCGCCATGGTGGCCGCGCTCGGTGCCCAGCTGGTGATGGCGGGCGTGGCGCCCAGCGGAATCGGGTTTGCCCCGGACTCCTCCATGCCGGTCACCTCGGTGTCCCTCCCGGCCTGACCCTCCAACCCTCAGTTGCTCTATCAGATATGGCTCCCAAACCGGCGGTTTAGGAGCCATATCTGATAGAGCAACTCAGGCCGCAAGAGTGGCGATGACAAGCAACGCCAGGTCGTGCAGCCCGTGGGCGGTTCCGGTGGCGAATGTTGAGCAGTGGCGAATTTTCATTCGGGCAGTGCTCCACAGCACACCGAATAACATCGTCACCAGGACTTGGAGCACGTCCTGCCCGCCCGGGTAGTGCCACAGTCCGAAGAGCGCCGAGGACAGCAGCACGGCGGGTGCCCCGGAGCGCAGGTTCCGGTGCAGCGCGCCCAGGACATAGCCGCGCCAAATGAGCTCCTCGCCGAACCCCACCAGCAGAAAGCTGCGCACTGCCGCGTACAGGAAGGGCAGCAATCCGCTTTGGCCTTCGCCGAACATGCGGAAGCCCAGGGCGGCCAACGCCAGGGTCACGGCCAGCGTGACGGCCAGGAGCGCAAGGGCAGTGAGAAGCTGCCGCCCAACGTGCCGCGTGGAGAACCCGACGGCGGCGGCGAACCTGATCCCCTCAGCACGGCCGGCAAGGGCGACGGTACCGAAGAAAACCACGAAGGGTGCAAGGCTGGCGGCGATCTGAACCGGAAGCTGGGCCTGCTCGGTAGCAGCAGCCAGCAGAGGCCAAAGTGAGGCCACCGCAAAGAGGACCAGCACTACCGCAATCAGGGGGAGGAGTGTGCCGCTTCGCTTGGCCACAGGGGGAGCAGTGGACATTCAACCTCCCCCTCCCGCAGGAACTCACATGCCTACGGAAAAGAATCGCGCCCCATCGCAGGGCTGGGCAGGGCCCAAAGGCCCGCAAACCTTCATTTGCTCTATCAGATATGGCTCCCAAACCGGTGGTTTGGGAGCCATATCTGATAGAGGAACTCAGGCGGTGGGGCCGTTGCGCATCTGCTTGACCAGGTCCAGCACCACGGCCTGCAGGTTCCCGCCGTTTTCCTCGGCTACGCGGCGCTGGCGCTGATAGCCGGCGCCGCGGCGGATAATCTTCTCAACGTCCGCAAGCTCGTCGGAGCAGCGCAGCTTGGCCGCGACGGGTTCGAGGCGGTTCAGCGTCTCCAGCAGGTGGTCGGTGACCAGCTGCTCGCGGCCCGCCGCGTCAAGGATGATGATGGCGTCCAGGCCGTAGCGGGCGGCGCGCCACTTGTTTTCCTGCACGTGCCACGGCGGCATGGTGGGGATGGTGCCTCCGTTGTCCAGGATGGTGGAGAACTCGTCCACCAGGCACTGGGTGAGGGCCGCGATGGCGCCCACTTCCTCCAGCGTGGCCAGGCCGTCGCAGATACGCATCTCAATGGTGCCCAGGGCCGGCACGGGCCGGATGTCCCAGCGGATCTCCGAGATGGTGTCGATGACGCCCGTGGTGAACATGTCCTGCACGTACGATTCGTACTCCGCCCAGGACTTGAACTGGAAGGGCAGCCCGGCCGTGGGAAGCTGCTGGAACATCAGTGCACGCTGGGAGGCGTAACCGGTGTCCTCCCCGCCCCAGAATGGGCTGGACGCGGAGAGCGCCTGGAAATGCGGGAAGTAGTTGACCAGGCCATCCAGCACGGGGAGCGCCTTGTCCCGGCGGTCAAGCCCGACGTGGACGTGGACGCCGTAGATGACCATCTGCCGGCCCCACCACTGGGTCCGGTCGATCAGCTTGGCGTAGCGTGCCTTGTCCGTCACCGGCTGCAGCTGCGGCGGGCTGAAGGGATGGCTGCCGGCGCAGAACAGCTCCACGCCCATGGGATCGGTGATTTCGCGGACGGCGGCGACAGACCGGCTGAGGTCCTCCTTGGCCTCGGCCGCCGTCTCGCAAATTCCCGTGACCAGTTCCACCGTGTTCAGCAGCAGTTCCTGCTTGATGTGCGGGTGTTCGTCGTCTTCGTTGAGTTCCGGGTGGCGGGAGGCCACGCCGCGGAGCACCTGGTTGGCCACGGAGGCGAGTTCGCCCGTCTTACCGTCCACCAGGGCAAGCTCCCACTCAACACCGAGGGTCGACTGCCTCGATGACGCGAAGTCGATCTTCACACGTTTCCTTACTCTCCGGTTTGCCGCTGGCTGATGCCGCTCACAGGCTGCTGCCGGCAGGCGAACGGGTGTTTCAAGTCTATAGGGCAGGGGTAGCATCCTATTGATGGCACCATTCCCCCTGCGTCACAGCCCTGCCAAATCCTTCCCCCTCCTCCTGGCCTTGTCAGCCCTGGCCCTGGCCTCGTGTTCCCCATCCCCAAGCGCGGCCCCGCCGTCGTCCTCCGCTCCGCCCACCGGGGCGTCCCCAGCGGCATCGGCAAGTACGACGCCGGCACCTCCTTCCGCTTCCCCGTCACCCGACCCCGGTTCCCGGCCACTGGGGTGGGGACCTGAGCAGCGGGACCAGGACGCCGCCGCGGCGGCAGTCGCGGCGATGTCGCCTGAGCAGAAGGCCGGGCAGGTCCTGCTTCCGTTCTTCACGGGCAACCAGGTGGAGGCCCATGCCGCGCTGATCCAGCGCCTGCATCTTGCGGGGTCCATCATCATGGGCGACAACGTGCCGCTGGATGCCCAGGGAAACGTCGACGTGGCCGCCATGGGAGCCGTGAACCAGCGGCTGCTGCAGGCTGTTGCGGCCGACGGCCGGCGCTGGCCCGGAATCATCGGCGTAGACCAGGAAGGCGGTGCCGTGGCACGCCTTGGGGCGCCCCTCACCGCCTGGCCCACGCCCATGAGCTACGGCGCCGCCGGAAACCCGGACCTGACGCGCAAAGCCGGCAAGGGCCTGGCGGGCGAGCTGACTCCACTGGGCTTCGACCTGGACTTCGCCCCCGACACCGACGTAACCATCGGGCCCACCGACCCCACCATCGGGGCCCGATCCATGTCCGCCGATCCCGCGGCAGCGGCCACCCATGGCGTGGCCTTTTCGCAGGGCATGCTGGACGCCGGCGTGCTCCCCAGCGTAAAGCACTTCCCGGGACACGGATCCGTGACTGCAGACTCGCACCTGAGCCTTCCCGTCCAGCCGGCCGGCATTGACGCGCTCAGGGCCCGGGACTGGAAACCCTTCCAGGCCGCCGTCGCCGCAGGCCTGCCGATCATCATGACCGGACACATCGCCGTGCCTGCGCTGGAACCCGGCGTGCCGTCGTCGCTCTCTGCCCCGAGTTACGCGGCACTGAGGGGGCTGGGCTTCAAGGGCGTGGCCGTAACCGATGCCCTCAACATGGGCGCGGTAGACAACCAATACCCGGCCGGCGCTGCCGCGGTGAAGGCGCTCGCCGCCGGCGCCGACCTGCTGCTGATGCCGGCGGACGTGGCACAGGCCCATGCCGCCATCGTCCAGGCCATCGCCGCGGGCACCCTTCCCGCCGCCCGGCTGGATGACGCAGCGCAGCGGGTGGCCACCATGATGATCTGGCATGCCCGGACCACGCCTCCTCCCGGAACGCCGGGCGCCGGTGCTCCAGCCGGAAGTGCTGCCGCCTTGTCGGCCCAGGTGTCGGCGTCCGCCGTCACGCTGGTGTCCGGCCCCTGCGCCGGACCGCTGGTGCCCGGCGCCGTGCGCGTGGCCGGCGGGGGACCGGGGGACCGGGAGCGCTTCGAAGCCGCCGCTGCCCGCGCCGGCCTCAAGATCGGTTCGGGACCGCTGCTTAATCTGATCGGCTTTGGCGGTAGACCGGCCGGGGGCGACATCGCCGTGACCCTGGATGCCCCGTGGCCGCTCCAGGGCTCCAGTGCGCCGGTGAAGCTGGCACTCTACGGGCATACCGACGCCGCCTTCGATGCACTGGCCGCCGTGCTTGCAGGGAAGGCACCCGCCCCAGGGAAGCTGCCCGCCGCCGTCGGGCCCTTCCCCGCGGGGA
Coding sequences within:
- a CDS encoding glycoside hydrolase family 3 N-terminal domain-containing protein; translation: MSPEQKAGQVLLPFFTGNQVEAHAALIQRLHLAGSIIMGDNVPLDAQGNVDVAAMGAVNQRLLQAVAADGRRWPGIIGVDQEGGAVARLGAPLTAWPTPMSYGAAGNPDLTRKAGKGLAGELTPLGFDLDFAPDTDVTIGPTDPTIGARSMSADPAAAATHGVAFSQGMLDAGVLPSVKHFPGHGSVTADSHLSLPVQPAGIDALRARDWKPFQAAVAAGLPIIMTGHIAVPALEPGVPSSLSAPSYAALRGLGFKGVAVTDALNMGAVDNQYPAGAAAVKALAAGADLLLMPADVAQAHAAIVQAIAAGTLPAARLDDAAQRVATMMIWHARTTPPPGTPGAGAPAGSAAALSAQVSASAVTLVSGPCAGPLVPGAVRVAGGGPGDRERFEAAAARAGLKIGSGPLLNLIGFGGRPAGGDIAVTLDAPWPLQGSSAPVKLALYGHTDAAFDALAAVLAGKAPAPGKLPAAVGPFPAGTGCP
- a CDS encoding glutamate--cysteine ligase, with the protein product MKIDFASSRQSTLGVEWELALVDGKTGELASVANQVLRGVASRHPELNEDDEHPHIKQELLLNTVELVTGICETAAEAKEDLSRSVAAVREITDPMGVELFCAGSHPFSPPQLQPVTDKARYAKLIDRTQWWGRQMVIYGVHVHVGLDRRDKALPVLDGLVNYFPHFQALSASSPFWGGEDTGYASQRALMFQQLPTAGLPFQFKSWAEYESYVQDMFTTGVIDTISEIRWDIRPVPALGTIEMRICDGLATLEEVGAIAALTQCLVDEFSTILDNGGTIPTMPPWHVQENKWRAARYGLDAIIILDAAGREQLVTDHLLETLNRLEPVAAKLRCSDELADVEKIIRRGAGYQRQRRVAEENGGNLQAVVLDLVKQMRNGPTA
- the tsaD gene encoding tRNA (adenosine(37)-N6)-threonylcarbamoyltransferase complex transferase subunit TsaD yields the protein MNRTQPLVLGIESSCDETGVGIVRGTELLTNTVSSSMDEHVRFGGVIPEIASRAHLDAFVPTLEQALADAGVTLEEVDAIAVTSGPGLAGALMVGVCAAKALAVATGKPLFAINHLVAHVGVGLLDDRASGRKQELPENLGALLVSGGHTEILRINSITSDVELLGSTIDDAAGEAYDKVARILGLGYPGGPAIDKMARNGNPKAIRFPRGLTQPKYMGTADEPGPHRYDWSFSGLKTAVARCVEQFEARGEEIPVADIAAAFQEAVVDVISSKAVLACREHGIKDVLLGGGVAANSRLRELTGQRCASAGIRLHVPPLDLCTDNGAMVAALGAQLVMAGVAPSGIGFAPDSSMPVTSVSLPA
- a CDS encoding CPBP family intramembrane glutamic endopeptidase; the encoded protein is MSTAPPVAKRSGTLLPLIAVVLVLFAVASLWPLLAAATEQAQLPVQIAASLAPFVVFFGTVALAGRAEGIRFAAAVGFSTRHVGRQLLTALALLAVTLAVTLALAALGFRMFGEGQSGLLPFLYAAVRSFLLVGFGEELIWRGYVLGALHRNLRSGAPAVLLSSALFGLWHYPGGQDVLQVLVTMLFGVLWSTARMKIRHCSTFATGTAHGLHDLALLVIATLAA